The following are encoded together in the Gordonia insulae genome:
- a CDS encoding bifunctional uroporphyrinogen-III C-methyltransferase/uroporphyrinogen-III synthase yields MSRTKKVNPGRILFVGSGPGDPDLLTVRARNVIEKATTAYIDPDVPATVVSMIGAAMRVEVEKSSRSTTPAKPAAKAVASADPTSGDPSADATTAADQPADVEGEQSDETSVVHPALGDPAEVAKTLVAAAKAGDDVVRVVSGDPLTTDSVLAEVNAVARSSVQFEVLPGLPAASVVPSYAGMPLGSTHTEADVRAEGVDWAALAAAPGPLVLHATAGHLAETASALTEHGMAPQTPVAITVNGTTCAQRTIEATLASLNEQGNALVGPLILTIGKVVGHRGKLSWWESRALYGWTVLVPRTKDQAGDMSERLQSHGAIPKEVPTIAVEPPRSPAQMERAVKGLVDGRYQWVVFTSTNAVRAVWEKFAEFGLDARAFSGVKIACVGEATAEKVRTFGIQPELIPSGEQSSLGLLDDFPPYDDVFDPVNRILLPRADIATETLSEGLRERGWEIDDVTAYRTVRAAPPPAETREMIKTGGFDAVCFTSSSTVRNLVGIAGKPHARTIVACIGPKTAETATEFGLRVDVQPESASVSDLVDALAEHAARLRAEGALPPPRKKSRRSRS; encoded by the coding sequence ATGAGCCGTACGAAGAAGGTCAATCCGGGGCGGATCCTGTTCGTCGGGTCGGGGCCAGGCGACCCCGACTTGCTGACCGTGCGAGCCCGCAATGTCATCGAGAAGGCCACCACCGCCTACATCGATCCCGATGTGCCGGCGACCGTGGTGTCCATGATCGGCGCCGCGATGCGTGTCGAGGTGGAGAAGTCGTCGCGGTCGACCACACCCGCCAAACCGGCCGCCAAGGCTGTTGCGAGCGCCGATCCCACCTCAGGTGATCCGAGCGCCGACGCGACGACGGCCGCCGATCAGCCCGCCGACGTCGAGGGCGAACAGTCCGACGAGACCTCGGTGGTCCATCCGGCGCTCGGTGATCCCGCCGAGGTCGCCAAGACCCTCGTCGCCGCCGCGAAGGCGGGCGACGACGTGGTTCGCGTGGTCTCCGGAGATCCGCTGACCACCGACTCCGTTCTCGCCGAGGTCAACGCGGTCGCGCGCTCGTCGGTCCAGTTCGAGGTCCTGCCGGGTCTGCCCGCCGCATCGGTGGTGCCCAGCTACGCCGGCATGCCGCTCGGCTCCACCCACACCGAGGCCGACGTCCGCGCCGAGGGCGTGGACTGGGCAGCACTGGCGGCCGCACCGGGACCGCTCGTGCTGCACGCCACCGCCGGTCATCTGGCCGAGACGGCCAGTGCGCTGACCGAGCACGGCATGGCCCCGCAGACGCCGGTCGCCATCACCGTCAACGGCACCACCTGCGCGCAGCGCACCATCGAGGCGACGCTGGCGTCGCTCAACGAGCAGGGCAATGCGCTCGTCGGTCCGCTGATCCTGACCATCGGCAAGGTCGTCGGCCATCGCGGCAAGCTCTCCTGGTGGGAGTCGCGCGCCCTCTACGGCTGGACCGTGCTGGTGCCGCGTACCAAGGACCAGGCCGGCGACATGAGCGAGCGACTGCAGTCGCACGGCGCCATCCCCAAGGAGGTGCCGACGATCGCCGTCGAGCCGCCGCGGAGCCCGGCCCAGATGGAAAGGGCCGTCAAGGGTTTGGTGGACGGCCGGTACCAGTGGGTGGTCTTCACCTCCACCAACGCGGTGCGTGCCGTGTGGGAGAAGTTCGCCGAGTTCGGTCTCGACGCGCGCGCCTTCTCGGGCGTCAAGATCGCCTGTGTCGGCGAGGCCACCGCGGAGAAGGTCCGGACCTTCGGCATCCAGCCGGAACTGATCCCGTCGGGGGAGCAGAGCTCGCTGGGCCTGCTCGACGACTTCCCGCCGTACGACGACGTGTTCGACCCGGTCAATCGAATCCTGTTGCCGCGGGCCGACATCGCCACGGAGACGCTGTCCGAGGGACTGCGTGAGCGCGGGTGGGAGATCGACGACGTCACCGCCTACCGCACCGTCCGGGCCGCGCCGCCGCCGGCCGAGACGCGCGAGATGATCAAGACCGGTGGCTTCGACGCCGTCTGCTTCACCTCGAGCTCCACCGTGCGCAACCTGGTCGGCATCGCCGGAAAGCCGCACGCGCGCACCATCGTTGCGTGCATCGGTCCCAAGACTGCCGAGACCGCAACGGAATTCGGGCTGCGCGTGGACGTGCAGCCGGAGAGCGCATCGGTGTCCGACCTGGTGGATGCGCTGGCCGAGCACGCCGCCCGGCTGCGTGCCGAGGGTGCGTTGCCGCCGCCGCGCAAGAAGTCGCGTCGCTCGCGGTCGTAG
- the hemB gene encoding porphobilinogen synthase, which translates to MAPVIRPRRLRSTPALRRLVAETVVTPPDLVLPMFVADGIDAPRDISSMPGVVQHTLDSLRKAADEAVRAGVGGLMLFGVPAPADKDAVGSGADADDGILNRALRALADDLGDSTVLMADTCLDEFTDHGHCGVIDSRGRVDNDETLERYVSMSLAQARAGAHLLGPSGMMDGQVAAIRAGLDAEGFTDTGILAYAAKYASAFYGPFREAVGSSLQGDRRTYQQDASNRIEALREIRLDIEEGADLVMVKPAMSYLDIVRDAAEIADVPVAAYQISGEYSMITAAAERGWIDRDAAILESLTSIKRAGASIILTYWAAEVAGRLA; encoded by the coding sequence ATGGCACCGGTGATCCGTCCCCGTCGACTGCGGTCCACTCCGGCGTTGCGGCGCCTGGTGGCCGAGACCGTCGTCACGCCACCGGACCTGGTGTTGCCGATGTTCGTCGCCGACGGGATCGACGCACCGCGCGACATCTCGTCGATGCCCGGCGTCGTCCAGCACACCCTCGACTCCCTGCGGAAGGCCGCCGACGAGGCGGTGCGCGCGGGGGTCGGCGGCCTGATGCTGTTCGGCGTCCCGGCCCCGGCCGACAAGGACGCGGTCGGCTCGGGCGCCGACGCCGATGACGGCATCCTCAACCGCGCGTTGCGTGCGCTCGCCGACGATCTCGGCGACTCGACGGTCCTGATGGCCGACACCTGCCTCGACGAGTTCACCGACCACGGCCACTGCGGCGTCATCGACAGCCGCGGCCGGGTCGACAACGACGAGACCCTCGAGCGATATGTGTCGATGTCGCTGGCGCAGGCACGCGCGGGCGCGCACCTCTTGGGACCGAGCGGAATGATGGACGGCCAGGTGGCTGCGATCCGCGCAGGGCTCGACGCGGAGGGCTTCACCGACACCGGCATCCTGGCCTACGCCGCCAAGTACGCGTCGGCGTTCTACGGGCCGTTCCGTGAGGCCGTCGGGTCGTCGCTACAGGGGGACCGGCGCACGTACCAGCAGGATGCGTCGAATCGGATCGAGGCGCTGCGCGAGATCCGTCTCGACATCGAGGAGGGCGCCGACCTCGTCATGGTCAAGCCGGCGATGAGCTACCTCGACATCGTCCGCGACGCCGCCGAGATCGCCGACGTCCCGGTGGCCGCGTACCAGATCAGCGGCGAGTACTCGATGATCACGGCGGCCGCCGAACGAGGCTGGATCGACCGCGACGCGGCCATCCTCGAGTCGCTCACCTCGATCAAACGTGCGGGCGCGTCCATCATCCTCACGTACTGGGCAGCCGAGGTCGCCGGCCGGTTGGCCTAG